One genomic region from Stutzerimonas decontaminans encodes:
- a CDS encoding NADPH-dependent 2,4-dienoyl-CoA reductase, translating to MTAFPHLLAPLDLGFTTLRNRTLMGSMHTGLEEMPNGFERMAAFFAERARGGVGLIVTGGVGPNEEGSVRAGAAKLSTPEEAEEHKIVTQAVHEAGGKICMQILHAGRYAYSPHLVAPSAIQAPINPFTPRELDEEGIEKQIRDFVNCASLAQQAGYDGVEIMGSEGYFINQFLVAHTNHRTDRWGGSYENRMRLPVEIVRRVREAVGPDFIIIYRLSMLDLIEGGSVWEEVVQLAKAIEQAGATLINTGIGWHEARIPTIATKVPRAAFTKVTAKLRGEVNIPLITTNRINTPEVAEQVLAEGDADMVSMARPFLADPEFVNKAAAGHSERINTCIGCNQACLDHTFSGKLTTCLVNPRACYETELNYIPTTAVKKIAVVGAGPAGLAAATIAAERGHQVTLIDSASEIGGQFNVAKRVPGKEEFYETLRYFQNRLQETGVEVQLNTRATVEMLLAGGFDEIILATGIAPRIPAIPGVDHPKVIGYLDAILERKPVGQRVAVIGAGGIGFDVSEYITHDGESTSLDREAFWKEWGIDLDLSVRGGIAGIQPAPHAPKRQVYLLQRKKSKVGNGLGKTTGWIHRTGLKNKHVQMLNSVEYLQVDDAGLHIRVGEGEPQVLPVDTVILCAGQEPLRELQEGLEAAGAHVHLIGGADVAAELDAKRAINQGCRLAAAL from the coding sequence ATGACCGCCTTCCCGCATCTGCTGGCCCCGCTCGATCTGGGCTTCACTACTCTGCGCAACCGCACCCTGATGGGCTCCATGCATACCGGGTTGGAGGAAATGCCCAACGGCTTCGAGCGCATGGCGGCCTTCTTCGCCGAGCGCGCTCGCGGTGGCGTCGGCCTGATCGTCACCGGCGGGGTTGGGCCCAATGAGGAAGGTTCGGTGCGCGCCGGTGCCGCCAAACTGTCAACGCCGGAAGAGGCCGAAGAGCACAAGATCGTCACCCAAGCCGTGCACGAGGCCGGCGGAAAGATCTGCATGCAGATCCTGCACGCTGGTCGCTACGCCTACAGTCCTCATCTGGTGGCACCGAGCGCGATCCAGGCACCGATCAACCCGTTCACACCGCGCGAACTGGACGAGGAAGGCATCGAGAAGCAGATCCGCGACTTCGTCAACTGCGCCAGCCTTGCCCAGCAAGCGGGCTATGACGGCGTAGAGATCATGGGGTCGGAAGGCTATTTCATCAATCAGTTCCTGGTGGCCCATACCAACCACCGCACTGATCGCTGGGGTGGCAGCTACGAGAATCGCATGCGTCTGCCGGTGGAAATCGTGCGCCGTGTACGCGAAGCGGTAGGACCGGACTTCATCATCATCTACCGTCTGTCGATGCTCGACCTCATCGAAGGCGGCAGCGTCTGGGAAGAGGTGGTGCAGCTGGCCAAGGCCATCGAGCAGGCCGGTGCCACGCTGATCAATACCGGCATCGGCTGGCACGAGGCGCGCATTCCGACCATCGCCACCAAGGTGCCGCGCGCTGCCTTCACCAAGGTCACCGCCAAACTGCGTGGCGAAGTGAACATTCCGCTGATCACTACCAACCGTATCAACACGCCAGAGGTGGCCGAGCAGGTGCTGGCAGAAGGTGATGCCGACATGGTGTCGATGGCGCGACCGTTTCTGGCCGACCCAGAATTCGTCAACAAGGCGGCTGCCGGTCACAGCGAGCGCATCAACACCTGTATCGGCTGCAACCAGGCCTGTCTGGACCACACCTTCAGCGGCAAGCTGACCACCTGCCTGGTCAATCCGCGCGCCTGCTACGAAACCGAGCTGAACTACATCCCCACCACCGCGGTGAAGAAGATCGCCGTCGTCGGTGCTGGCCCGGCCGGCCTGGCCGCTGCCACGATTGCCGCCGAGCGCGGTCATCAGGTGACGCTGATCGATTCGGCCAGTGAAATTGGCGGCCAGTTCAACGTCGCCAAGCGCGTGCCGGGCAAGGAAGAGTTCTACGAAACGCTGCGCTACTTCCAGAACCGCCTGCAGGAAACCGGCGTCGAGGTACAGCTGAATACACGTGCGACAGTGGAAATGCTGCTGGCTGGCGGCTTCGACGAAATCATCCTGGCTACCGGCATTGCGCCACGGATCCCGGCAATTCCTGGCGTCGATCATCCGAAGGTGATCGGTTATCTGGATGCCATTCTGGAGCGCAAGCCAGTCGGTCAGCGGGTGGCGGTAATCGGCGCCGGCGGCATCGGCTTCGACGTGTCGGAATACATCACCCACGATGGTGAATCCACCAGTTTGGATCGTGAGGCTTTCTGGAAAGAGTGGGGCATCGACCTCGATTTGTCGGTACGCGGCGGCATCGCCGGCATTCAGCCAGCTCCCCACGCGCCGAAGCGTCAGGTCTATCTGCTGCAGCGCAAGAAATCCAAGGTGGGCAACGGTCTGGGCAAGACCACCGGTTGGATTCACCGTACCGGGCTGAAGAACAAGCACGTGCAGATGCTCAATTCGGTCGAATATCTGCAGGTCGACGACGCCGGGCTGCATATCCGTGTGGGCGAGGGCGAGCCGCAGGTACTGCCGGTGGATACGGTAATCCTCTGCGCCGGCCAGGAGCCGCTGCGTGAGCTGCAGGAAGGCCTGGAAGCGGCAGGCGCGCACGTACACCTGATCGGCGGTGCCGACGTGGCCGCCGAACTCGACGCCAAGCGCGCCATCAATCAGGGCTGCCGTCTGGCCGCAGCGCTCTAG
- a CDS encoding nuclear transport factor 2 family protein, producing the protein MERAIALQPNTASSLQAWHRMIAERDLSRLPELLHPHAVFRSPMAYKPYEGAAAVNLILNTVLQVFEDFRYQRELASSEGTDVVLEFSARVGDRELKGIDMIRFDEAGKIVEFEVMIRPMSGLQALGDEMKRRLAAYSAG; encoded by the coding sequence ATGGAACGTGCAATCGCGCTGCAACCGAACACGGCGAGCAGTCTGCAAGCCTGGCATCGCATGATCGCCGAGCGTGATCTCAGCCGGCTGCCCGAGCTGCTGCACCCGCACGCGGTGTTTCGCTCGCCAATGGCCTACAAACCGTACGAAGGAGCGGCGGCAGTCAATCTGATCCTCAATACCGTGCTTCAGGTCTTCGAGGATTTCCGCTACCAGCGTGAGCTGGCGAGCTCAGAAGGCACGGACGTGGTGCTCGAATTCAGCGCTCGCGTGGGCGATCGCGAGCTCAAGGGTATCGACATGATTCGGTTTGACGAGGCGGGCAAAATCGTCGAGTTCGAGGTCATGATTCGACCCATGAGCGGATTGCAGGCGCTCGGCGACGAGATGAAGCGCCGCCTTGCCGCCTACAGCGCAGGCTGA